In the genome of Populus trichocarpa isolate Nisqually-1 chromosome 6, P.trichocarpa_v4.1, whole genome shotgun sequence, one region contains:
- the LOC7468084 gene encoding MACPF domain-containing protein CAD1, with the protein MGEGVSVNAAAMHTAMNAVQALGRGFDVNYDTRLLYCKGVTGSKVVEIDQEHARDLLLCGGFVVPNVSRDIKNSLVPIGRQSSGVRTFQEMVEYFNQKANLSGGLPLGCFNSAFSFTGSKHIDAAVSKTLSMDGYYIPLAKVQLMRSPLVLHENVKRAVPTCWDPPSLASFIENFGTHVITSVTIGGKDVIYVKQHQSSPLSTLEIKHYVQDIGNQRFSDMEGHTSSGPMKLKDKGGDSGIFNSQGIYPQPTSAPYLTGKEHVTVIFCRRGGDDLEQNHIKWARTVQSSPDVIEMSFVPITDLLVGAPGKEHLCRAIALYLEYKPQIEELRYFLEFQIPRIWAPVQDNFPGHQRKEPVCPSLQFSMMGQKLYVSQEQISVGRKPVTGLRLCMEGAKQNRLRIHLQHLASLPKILLPYWDTHFAIGAPKWQGPEEQDSRWFEPVKWMNFSHVSTAPVENPETFIGDQSGVNIVTGAQLGVWDFGSRNVLYMKLLYSRIPGCTIRRSLWDHMPNDKSKKFPAVNNTNSGDTSSASRGNVAGNKLAKFVDMSKMRKGPQDPPGHWLVTGGKLGVEKGRIALRVKYSLLNY; encoded by the exons ATGGGGGAGGGTGTAAGTGTTAATGCGGCAGCAATGCACACAGCTATGAACGCTGTGCAAGCACTTGGGAGAGGATTTGATGTGAACTATGATACAAGGTTGTTGTATTGTAAAGGAGTTACTGGGTCTAAAGTGGTGGAGATTGATCAGGAACATGCTAGAGATCTTTTGTTGTGTGGTGGGTTTGTAGTGCCTAATGTTTCTAGGGACATAAAAAACTCTTTGGTCCCAATTGGACGCCAGAGTTCAGGTGTTCGCACTTTTCAAGag ATGGTGGAGTACTTTAATCAAAAGGCCAACCTATCAGGAGGTCTTCCTCTTGGCTGCTTCAATTCTGCTTTTAGTTTTACTGGTTCAAAGCACATCGATGCTGCAGTTTCAAAGACCCTTTCTATGGATGGATATTATATCCCACTTGCCAAGGTCCAACTTATGAGATCCCCCTTAGTGTTGCATGAAAATGTTAAAAGGGCTGTTCCAACCTGTTGGGATCCTCCATCCTTGGCGAG CTTCATTGAAAATTTTGGGACACACGTTATTACTTCTGTAACTATTGGTGGTAAGGATGTGATATATGTTAAACAACACCAGTCATCGCCTTTGTCAACCCTGGAGATTAAACACTATGTACAGGATATTGGAAATCAGAGGTTTTCTGACATGGAGGGTCATACGAGTTCAGGTCCTATGAAACTCAAGGATAAG GGTGGTGATTCTGGCATATTTAACAGCCAAGGAATATACCCTCAGCCAACTAGTGCGCCATATCTTACTGGCAAAGAA CATGTTACAGTCATTTTCTGCAGGAGGGGAGGAGATGATTTGgaacaaaatcatattaaatgGGCAAGAACTGTACAGTCATCTCCTGATGTCATTGAGATGAGTTTTGTTCCTATCACAGATCTCCTTGTTGGGGCACCTGGAAAGGAGCATCTGTGTCGTGCTATTGCTCTATATCTTGAAT ACAAACCTCAGATAGAAGAGCTCAGATATTTTCTGGAGTTCCAGATTCCTCGAATTTGGGCTCCAGTACAGGACAATTTTCCTGGCCACCAAAGAAAGGAACCTGTTTGCCCATCTTTGCAGTTCAGCATGATGGGGCAAAAGCTTTATGTCAGTCAGGAGCAG ATATCAGTAGGACGCAAGCCTGTCACAGGTTTACGACTATGTATGGAAGGAGCCAAGCAGAATCGCCTGCGTATCCATCTTCAACACTTGGCATCTCTTCCTAAAATCCTTTTGCCATACTGGGACACCCATTTCGCAATTGGTGCTCCCAAGTGGCAGGGACCTGAGGAGCAGGACAGCCGATGGTTTGAACCAGTGAAATGGATGAATTTCTCTCATGTGAGCACTGCTCCAGTTGAGAACCCTGAAACTTTTATTGGTGACCAATCCGGTGTCAATATTGTCACTGGGGCTCAGCTTGGAGTGTGGGATTTTGGTTCAAGAAATGTCTTGTACATGAAACTTTTGTATTCTAGGATACCGGGCTGCACAATACGAAGATCCTTGTGGGACCACATGCCCAATGACAAGTCAAAGAAATTCCCCGCTGTAAATAATACCAACTCTGGTGACACAAGTTCAGCTTCAAGAGGAAATGTTGCAGGGAACAAGTTGGCTAAGTTTGTTGATATGTCCAAGATGAGAAAAGGGCCTCAAGATCCCCCAGGACATTGGCTAGTTACAGGTGGAAAGCTTGGTGTAGAGAAAGGCAGAATAGCTTTGAGAGTGAAATACTCCTTGCTGAATTATTGA